A genomic segment from Drosophila willistoni isolate 14030-0811.24 chromosome 2L unlocalized genomic scaffold, UCI_dwil_1.1 Seg168, whole genome shotgun sequence encodes:
- the LOC124459837 gene encoding uncharacterized protein LOC124459837 — MSNLVAVNNDLAKEVEDLRVKMSNMVAVNNDLAKENEDLRVKMRNMVAVNNDLAKENEDLRVKLSNVVADITELREKVDSIAADQGAIKEVLTEAADQRQAPETPFPLKSPAEMRHLESTITPDNQRSHVTEMSRILGQAHLRRSIRKVFSDEMIDAHNMDGTRGKSRLRNYPRIMECLLEAVQLNCNGGRAIDELRGAWHSAKNAIIQTRNRHRR; from the exons ATGAGCAATTTGGTTGCAGTCAACAACGACCTGGCGAAGGAAGTTGAAGATCTTCGGGTGAAGATGAGCAATATGGTTGCAGTCAACAACGACCTGGCGAAGGAAAATGAAGATCTTCGGGTGAAGATGAGAAATATGGTTGCAGTCAACAACGACCTGGCGAAGGAAAATGAAGATCTTCGGGTGAAGTTGAGTAATGTCGTGGCGGACATAACAGAGCTGCGGGAAAAGGTTGACTCCATTGCCGCGGATCAGGGCGCCATAAAAGAGGTCTTGACCGAGGCTGCAGACCAAAGACAGGCGCCCGAAACACCTTTTCCGCTAAAATCTCCTGCGGAGATGCGGCATTTGGAGTCAACCATTACTCCAGATAACCAAAGATCCCAT GTCACTGAAATGTCGCGTATTTTGGGTCAAGCACATCTAAGAAGGTCCATACGAAAGGTGTTCTCCGATGAGATGATTGATGCGCACAATATGGACGGGACACGTGGCAAGTCCAGGTTGCGAAATTACCCAAGAATTATGGAATGTTTACTGG AAGCGGTCCAGTTAAACTGTAATGGCGGGCGGGCAATAGATGAACTGCGAGGAGCTTGGCATTCAGCCAAGAATGCTATTATACAGACGCGGAATAGGCATAGAAGataa